One window of the Tistrella mobilis genome contains the following:
- a CDS encoding M20 family metallo-hydrolase, with product MPSGREITLEAERILGHVNGDRLWQRHMELARFGARSDGGVNRQALSAEEIEARAHLIGIARARGFGVATDPAGNLFFRLQGREPHLPPVLSGSHMDSQPTGGRFDGIYGVLAAFEVLEAIRDAGHVPRRSIEAVAWMNEEGSRFAPGMMGSEAFAGVRPLDEILGVRDADGVSVATALAAVNLAFPDVPVRELGQPVEAYVEAHIEQGPVLEAEGRVVGAVTGIQGKQTYRVTVTGEEAHAGTKPMAERRDALIAASAMVQRLHAIARSTADDLMLTFGRFTVSPNAPSVVPAKVVFSIDLRHFDTGLMQGFGAAIPDLCAELAGGCEVVVEPLVDAPSLVFPEALRDRIRDIAAVLGHPVMDLASAAGHDARHLHAIAPTAMIFIPCHQGISHHPTERAEPAHLHAGARVLAALLAELAG from the coding sequence ATGCCGAGCGGTCGCGAGATCACGCTGGAGGCGGAACGCATTCTGGGGCATGTAAATGGCGACCGGCTGTGGCAGCGGCATATGGAGCTGGCCCGCTTCGGCGCCCGCAGCGATGGCGGGGTGAACCGCCAGGCGCTGTCGGCCGAAGAGATCGAGGCCCGCGCCCATCTGATCGGCATCGCCCGCGCCCGCGGTTTCGGCGTTGCAACCGATCCGGCTGGAAACCTGTTCTTTCGGTTGCAGGGGCGCGAGCCGCATCTGCCGCCGGTGCTGTCGGGTTCGCATATGGACAGCCAGCCGACCGGCGGCCGTTTCGACGGGATTTACGGCGTGCTGGCCGCCTTCGAGGTGCTGGAAGCGATCCGCGATGCGGGACATGTGCCCCGGCGCAGCATCGAGGCGGTGGCCTGGATGAACGAGGAAGGATCGCGCTTCGCCCCGGGCATGATGGGATCGGAAGCCTTCGCGGGCGTGCGGCCGCTGGACGAGATTCTGGGGGTGCGCGATGCCGACGGGGTCAGCGTCGCCACGGCGCTGGCCGCCGTGAACTTAGCCTTCCCCGATGTGCCCGTGCGCGAGCTGGGCCAGCCGGTCGAGGCCTATGTCGAGGCCCATATCGAACAGGGCCCGGTGCTGGAGGCCGAGGGCCGGGTGGTCGGCGCCGTGACCGGCATTCAGGGCAAGCAGACCTATCGCGTGACGGTGACCGGCGAAGAGGCCCATGCCGGCACAAAGCCGATGGCCGAGCGGCGCGATGCGCTGATCGCGGCCAGTGCCATGGTGCAGCGCCTTCATGCCATCGCGCGCAGCACCGCCGACGATCTGATGCTGACCTTCGGCCGCTTCACCGTTTCGCCCAACGCACCCTCGGTGGTGCCGGCGAAGGTTGTGTTCTCGATCGACCTGCGCCATTTCGACACCGGGCTGATGCAGGGCTTCGGCGCGGCCATCCCCGATCTCTGCGCCGAACTGGCCGGCGGCTGCGAGGTGGTGGTTGAACCGCTGGTCGACGCGCCCTCGCTGGTGTTTCCCGAAGCGCTGCGCGACCGGATCCGCGACATTGCCGCGGTGCTGGGCCATCCGGTCATGGACCTTGCCTCGGCGGCCGGGCACGATGCAAGGCACCTGCACGCCATCGCACCCACGGCGATGATCTTCATCCCCTGCCACCAGGGCATCAGCCACCACCCGACCGAGCGGGCGGAACCCGCGCATCTTCACGCCGGCGCCCGGGTTCTGGCGGCCTTGCTGGCGGAGCTGGCGGGGTAG
- a CDS encoding pyridoxal phosphate-dependent aminotransferase, protein MSLLDTKNAYFDRLFSDPELKWLGQNTNHVPQHPAVAAAMHAAVDAENFHAYAPPAGMEALRAAIVADLRLPGAQALVTDGAVAALALICRAFARPGTTFVTTDPGWKWPLQFAAQNGAEVIEIPIYGPEWNFRLSPERLAEVVDERTAIIYLVDPNNPLGITYTAEEIGAFAAIAREVGAILIHDSTYRDFAEGHTPASMIYPEGAVTVVSFSKWLGLAGMRVGALVAYPELMDRIAPFSTAPLGASVIAQAAALAGLGVKDEWMAEVQQIQRHNQALIKQAVDALPGFAMPVYPSHGNFVVVECIEAGLRPEALVAEFQTAGIMIRQGTYHTPRFGDRFIKVSTTVPTAWVEAFCALLPQMAARAKTRTDIPPLF, encoded by the coding sequence GTGAGCCTGCTCGATACCAAGAACGCCTATTTCGACCGGCTGTTTTCCGACCCCGAGCTGAAATGGCTGGGCCAGAACACCAATCACGTGCCCCAGCATCCGGCGGTGGCCGCCGCCATGCATGCCGCCGTGGATGCCGAGAATTTCCACGCCTATGCGCCGCCCGCCGGCATGGAGGCGCTGCGGGCGGCGATCGTCGCCGATCTGCGGCTGCCCGGCGCCCAGGCGCTGGTGACCGACGGCGCCGTGGCGGCGCTGGCGCTGATCTGCCGGGCGTTTGCCAGGCCCGGCACGACCTTCGTCACCACCGATCCGGGCTGGAAATGGCCGCTGCAATTCGCCGCCCAGAACGGCGCCGAGGTGATCGAAATCCCGATCTACGGCCCTGAATGGAATTTCCGCCTCAGCCCCGAACGGCTGGCCGAGGTGGTGGATGAACGGACCGCGATCATCTATCTGGTCGACCCGAACAACCCGCTGGGCATCACCTATACCGCCGAGGAAATCGGCGCCTTCGCGGCGATCGCGCGCGAGGTGGGCGCGATCCTGATCCATGACAGCACCTATCGCGACTTCGCCGAAGGCCATACGCCGGCCAGCATGATCTATCCCGAAGGCGCGGTGACGGTGGTCAGCTTCTCCAAATGGCTGGGGCTGGCGGGCATGCGCGTGGGTGCGCTGGTCGCATACCCCGAGCTGATGGACAGGATCGCGCCGTTTTCGACCGCGCCCCTGGGTGCCAGCGTGATCGCCCAGGCGGCGGCGCTGGCCGGGCTTGGGGTCAAGGACGAATGGATGGCCGAGGTGCAGCAGATCCAGCGCCACAACCAGGCGCTGATCAAACAGGCGGTCGACGCTCTGCCGGGCTTCGCCATGCCGGTCTACCCCTCCCACGGCAATTTCGTGGTGGTGGAATGCATCGAGGCCGGGCTGCGGCCGGAAGCGCTGGTGGCCGAGTTTCAGACCGCGGGGATCATGATCCGCCAGGGCACCTATCATACGCCGCGCTTCGGCGACCGCTTCATCAAGGTGTCGACCACCGTGCCGACCGCCTGGGTGGAAGCCTTCTGCGCCCTGCTGCCCCAGATGGCGGCGCGCGCGAAGACCCGCACCGACATCCCGCCGCTGTTCTGA
- a CDS encoding SDR family oxidoreductase: MKLGLEGKKVLITGASKGIGLAAAWSFAREGADLHLAARSEEALVEAKAAIEAECGVAVTIYPMDLSSDAQMVALADAAGDVDILVNNAGNIPSGPIDAVDDVSWRRGFDLKVFGYISLTRAVYARMQARGTGVIVNDIGNSGENWDANYIAGSTGNAALMAFTRALGGVSMDYGVRVLGVNPGPVETDRMVRLMKRRAVDMFGDETRWRELFDRYPGGRPATAEEVADLMVFLSSPRAGYVSGTIVTIDGGIASRGSIIKDGGRKSVAAPAFQEPAFQETGA; the protein is encoded by the coding sequence GTGAAGCTGGGTCTTGAAGGCAAGAAGGTTCTGATCACCGGCGCATCGAAGGGTATCGGCCTGGCCGCTGCCTGGAGCTTTGCCCGCGAGGGTGCCGATCTGCACCTGGCCGCCCGCTCGGAAGAGGCCCTGGTCGAGGCGAAGGCGGCGATCGAGGCGGAATGCGGGGTGGCGGTGACGATCTACCCCATGGATCTGTCGAGCGATGCGCAGATGGTGGCGCTGGCCGATGCGGCGGGTGATGTCGACATTCTGGTCAACAATGCCGGCAATATCCCCTCGGGCCCGATCGATGCGGTGGATGATGTATCCTGGCGCCGCGGTTTCGACCTGAAGGTCTTCGGCTATATCTCGCTGACCCGGGCGGTGTATGCCCGCATGCAGGCGCGGGGTACGGGCGTGATCGTCAACGATATCGGCAATTCCGGCGAGAACTGGGATGCCAATTATATCGCCGGATCGACCGGCAATGCCGCGCTGATGGCCTTCACCCGCGCGCTGGGCGGGGTGAGCATGGATTACGGCGTGCGGGTGCTGGGCGTGAACCCGGGGCCGGTGGAAACCGACCGCATGGTGCGGCTGATGAAGCGGCGCGCGGTCGACATGTTCGGCGACGAAACCCGCTGGCGCGAGCTGTTCGACCGCTATCCCGGCGGCCGCCCGGCCACGGCCGAAGAGGTGGCCGATCTGATGGTGTTCCTGTCCTCGCCCCGCGCCGGCTATGTCAGCGGCACGATCGTGACCATCGATGGCGGCATCGCCTCGCGCGGGTCGATCATCAAGGATGGCGGCCGGAAGTCGGTCGCGGCCCCCGCCTTTCAGGAGCCCGCTTTTCAGGAGACTGGTGCGTGA
- a CDS encoding alpha/beta fold hydrolase — protein MPYATAADGTRLYVEEAGTGTPILFIHEFGGDYRAWEPQMQFFARRHRCITYSARGYAPSDIPMDVEAYSQEIAVTDALAVLDHLGIDRAHIVGLSMGGFATLHFGLMAPERALSLTIAGAGYGAEKQFEDYFRGVSLEVAERFRTLGAKEFSKTYALGASRVQFQNKDPRGWQDFADRLAEHSDIGAANTMSGVQARRPSIYDLEERIRACTVPALIVVGDEDDHCLQPGIFMKKTLPAAGLAVLPKTGHTLNLEEPALFNQLLAEFIAMVEAGRWTARDPRAEPAQIMKTS, from the coding sequence ATGCCTTATGCAACAGCTGCCGACGGCACCCGCCTTTATGTCGAAGAGGCGGGAACCGGCACGCCGATCCTGTTCATCCATGAATTCGGCGGCGATTATCGCGCCTGGGAACCGCAGATGCAGTTCTTCGCGCGCCGGCATCGCTGCATCACCTATTCCGCCCGCGGCTATGCGCCTTCGGATATTCCGATGGATGTGGAGGCCTATTCGCAGGAGATTGCCGTCACCGATGCGCTGGCCGTGCTCGACCATCTGGGCATTGACCGCGCGCATATCGTCGGCCTGTCGATGGGCGGGTTCGCGACCCTGCATTTCGGCCTGATGGCCCCCGAACGCGCCCTGTCGCTGACCATCGCCGGGGCCGGTTATGGGGCGGAGAAGCAGTTCGAAGACTATTTCCGCGGCGTTTCGCTGGAAGTGGCGGAGCGGTTCCGGACGCTGGGGGCGAAGGAATTCTCCAAGACCTATGCGCTGGGCGCCAGCCGGGTGCAGTTCCAGAACAAGGATCCGCGCGGCTGGCAGGATTTCGCCGACCGCCTGGCCGAGCATTCCGATATCGGCGCCGCCAATACGATGAGCGGCGTTCAGGCGCGGCGGCCGTCGATCTACGATCTGGAAGAGCGGATCCGCGCCTGCACCGTGCCGGCGCTGATCGTGGTCGGCGACGAGGATGATCATTGCCTGCAGCCGGGCATCTTCATGAAGAAGACCCTGCCGGCCGCCGGGCTGGCGGTGCTGCCCAAAACCGGCCATACGCTGAACCTGGAAGAGCCGGCGCTGTTCAACCAGCTGCTGGCCGAGTTCATCGCCATGGTCGAGGCCGGACGCTGGACGGCCCGCGACCCGCGCGCCGAGCCGGCGCAGATCATGAAAACCTCGTAA